The following coding sequences lie in one Lysobacter capsici genomic window:
- a CDS encoding response regulator transcription factor codes for MRILVIEDNQDIAANLGDFLEDRGHTVDFAADGITGLHLAVVHDFDAIVLDLNLPGLDGLEVCRKLRNEARKQTPVLMLTARDSLDNKLAGFDSGADDYLIKPFALQEVEVRLNALSRRGRGVQTRVLNAADLEYNLDTLEVRRQGKLLQLNPTALKILQALMEASPAVVTRQELETRVWGEELPDSDSLRVHIHGLRAVVDKPFDTPLIQTRHGIGYRIAAPESTG; via the coding sequence ATGCGCATACTCGTGATCGAAGACAACCAAGACATCGCCGCCAACCTCGGCGACTTTCTTGAAGACCGCGGCCACACGGTGGATTTCGCCGCCGACGGCATCACCGGATTGCACCTGGCGGTCGTACACGACTTCGACGCCATCGTTCTGGATCTGAACCTGCCGGGCCTCGACGGCCTGGAGGTCTGCCGCAAGTTGCGCAACGAAGCGCGCAAGCAGACGCCGGTGCTGATGCTGACCGCGCGCGACAGCCTCGACAACAAACTCGCCGGGTTCGATTCGGGCGCCGACGATTACCTGATCAAGCCGTTCGCGCTGCAGGAAGTCGAAGTCCGCCTCAACGCGCTATCGCGTCGCGGCCGCGGCGTGCAGACCCGGGTGCTCAACGCCGCCGATCTGGAATACAACCTCGATACGCTGGAAGTGCGCCGGCAGGGCAAGCTGCTGCAGCTCAACCCGACCGCGCTGAAGATCCTGCAGGCGCTGATGGAAGCCTCGCCGGCGGTGGTCACGCGACAGGAACTGGAGACCCGCGTGTGGGGCGAGGAACTGCCCGACTCCGACAGCCTGCGCGTCCACATCCACGGCCTGCGCGCGGTGGTCGACAAGCCGTTCGACACGCCGCTGATCCAGACCCGTCACGGCATCGGTTATCGCATCGCAGCGCCCGAAAGCACTGGTTGA
- a CDS encoding sensor histidine kinase has product MASGDPSASRLKKKKRFRRRLRSRIILSFVLLGFGLTAMFAFATNWTRTRVENQIVEDVMNRNIDEYARQFYSAPNAKPEFGVQQMLGRVVKSDRFESLRTEQPDWYELPDGIHNIQGKNADGSPFSYKLGVRKTPTEWFFLAYDMTQATRGEAQFNRAIYLSVLVFTLFSLLVGWWAASRVMSPVSELANRLKRSGRSSQSEALAAHFPDDEVGQLAEALDDYAERLTNVVQRDREFNADVSHELRTPLAVIKGAVELLLSRPDIEDKTRNRLLRIQRAEQQCTDLISALLLLSRNERGHGATDIAKLSEQLLEAHRAQLGGKALALRVEGERGLVVDAPEAAVAVALGNLIGNAVKYTTQGEVVVRLHPRSVEVIDSGPGLSAEDAAKLFERGYRGTHAGHSQGGGIGLSIVRRLCELYGWDVRVKPGETVGVVATLKFERVD; this is encoded by the coding sequence GTGGCCTCAGGGGACCCGTCCGCATCGCGGCTGAAAAAGAAGAAGCGCTTCCGGCGACGGTTGCGCAGCCGCATCATCCTGTCTTTCGTATTGCTGGGCTTCGGCCTCACCGCGATGTTCGCCTTCGCGACCAACTGGACGCGCACGCGGGTCGAGAATCAGATCGTCGAAGACGTGATGAATCGCAACATCGACGAGTACGCGCGCCAGTTCTATTCGGCGCCGAACGCCAAGCCCGAGTTCGGCGTGCAGCAGATGCTCGGGCGGGTCGTGAAAAGCGACCGCTTCGAATCGCTGCGCACCGAGCAGCCCGACTGGTACGAACTGCCCGACGGCATCCACAACATCCAGGGCAAGAACGCGGACGGCAGCCCGTTCTCGTACAAGCTCGGCGTGCGCAAGACGCCGACGGAGTGGTTCTTCCTCGCCTACGACATGACCCAGGCGACCCGGGGCGAGGCGCAGTTCAATCGCGCGATCTACCTGTCGGTGCTGGTGTTCACCCTGTTCTCGCTGCTGGTCGGCTGGTGGGCGGCGTCGCGGGTCATGAGCCCGGTGTCGGAGCTGGCCAACCGGCTCAAGCGCTCGGGCCGCAGTTCGCAGTCCGAGGCGTTGGCCGCGCACTTCCCGGACGACGAAGTCGGCCAGCTGGCCGAGGCGCTCGACGATTACGCCGAGCGCCTGACCAACGTGGTCCAGCGCGACCGCGAGTTCAACGCCGACGTCAGCCATGAGCTGCGCACGCCGCTGGCGGTGATCAAGGGCGCGGTCGAACTGCTGCTGTCGCGGCCGGACATCGAGGACAAGACTCGCAACCGGTTGTTGCGTATCCAGCGCGCCGAGCAGCAATGCACCGACCTGATCAGCGCGCTGCTGCTGTTGTCGCGCAACGAGCGCGGCCATGGCGCGACCGACATCGCCAAACTGTCGGAACAATTGCTCGAAGCGCATCGCGCCCAGCTCGGCGGCAAGGCGCTGGCGTTGCGGGTCGAAGGCGAGCGCGGGCTGGTGGTCGACGCGCCGGAAGCCGCGGTGGCGGTGGCGCTGGGCAACCTGATCGGCAATGCGGTCAAGTACACCACCCAGGGCGAGGTCGTGGTGCGACTGCATCCGCGCTCGGTCGAGGTGATCGATTCGGGCCCCGGCCTGAGCGCCGAGGACGCGGCCAAGCTGTTCGAACGCGGTTACCGCGGCACCCACGCCGGTCATTC